Proteins from a genomic interval of Leptospiraceae bacterium:
- a CDS encoding FtsQ-type POTRA domain-containing protein, with product MSSAINKLVITGHHKLSKEEILSILEVQAGVPFEDYNLKLLEEKLEKHPRIKKASVTRRSKEQLLVSIVERGARFIVNSNDNLYEIDEEYQLVSVDDIRDTNLVVLSGEFQLGKDKKVSKKLKEFSESVENLFEAYPALKERIAEVRLDEDGEITIYTQYPQRIRVNMGNKLESMQVRKLYASLAYFENQTSNVRLLDLRGDDAVYH from the coding sequence ATGTCTTCGGCAATCAATAAATTAGTCATCACTGGGCACCACAAACTCTCCAAGGAAGAAATCCTATCCATCTTGGAAGTGCAAGCAGGAGTTCCCTTCGAGGACTATAACTTAAAACTGCTGGAAGAAAAATTGGAAAAACATCCAAGAATCAAAAAAGCAAGTGTCACAAGACGATCCAAAGAACAACTTTTAGTATCGATTGTGGAGCGTGGAGCAAGATTTATCGTAAACTCTAACGACAATTTGTACGAAATAGATGAAGAATACCAATTGGTTTCGGTAGATGATATACGGGACACGAACTTAGTTGTTTTAAGCGGAGAATTTCAATTAGGGAAAGACAAAAAAGTAAGTAAAAAACTAAAAGAATTTTCTGAGTCAGTTGAAAATCTTTTTGAAGCTTATCCAGCCCTCAAAGAACGAATCGCAGAAGTACGACTTGATGAAGATGGGGAAATAACGATATATACTCAGTATCCGCAAAGAATTCGAGTGAATATGGGAAACAAATTGGAAAGTATGCAAGTTCGAAAATTATATGCAAGTTTGGCTTATTTTGAAAACCAAACCTCAAACGTAAGATTATTAGATTTAAGGGGAGATGACGCAGTTTATCATTAG
- the ftsA gene encoding cell division protein FtsA, with protein MQELDNSIAAIDLGSSLIKVVVGRAISENEIEIIGTGTAMCSGIKNGAIINIETTTKSINEAISLAELMAGQEITQVIVNITGKTIKADNSKAVVAITNRERIVTEDDVRRVIEAAQPRVPSDQMVLHVLSKEFSVDDQTNIKEPLGMTGVRLEAEVHVVTAGITTVHNLDKCISGAGLEQIDKVLSSFASSEAVLTSGEKDLGTAVIDIGAGITDIVIFQDGGVCYSSVIPFGGNNITSDISIGLKTPLEPAEIIKKKFGHCLHESVEPTEKLEVPAVSGRPSRQVLRQDLVRIVEARTREILEHINHELDKSGKKSFLSGGVILTGGTSLLPGIDILAEDIFGLSVIVARPAGLGGLSERVASPEYSTAVGLIKYVVRSIEIESKTPNEKWSASSGEKENPLKKVWRWMETNL; from the coding sequence ATGCAGGAATTAGACAACAGTATAGCCGCAATAGATCTGGGTTCTTCTCTTATTAAAGTTGTAGTAGGAAGAGCCATCAGTGAAAATGAAATAGAAATCATTGGCACAGGAACCGCAATGTGTTCTGGAATTAAAAACGGAGCAATCATAAATATTGAGACTACAACCAAATCCATCAATGAAGCAATCAGCCTTGCCGAACTTATGGCAGGACAAGAAATTACGCAAGTAATTGTAAATATTACCGGAAAAACAATAAAGGCAGACAATTCCAAAGCGGTAGTCGCAATCACAAATCGAGAACGAATCGTTACCGAAGATGACGTTAGACGCGTGATCGAAGCGGCACAACCGAGAGTCCCTAGCGACCAGATGGTATTACACGTATTATCCAAAGAATTTTCCGTAGACGACCAAACCAATATTAAAGAACCTTTAGGAATGACAGGCGTTAGACTCGAAGCAGAAGTCCATGTGGTTACTGCAGGTATAACGACTGTTCACAACTTAGACAAATGTATCAGCGGAGCAGGACTCGAACAAATCGACAAAGTACTTTCAAGTTTTGCATCTTCCGAAGCTGTATTAACCAGCGGCGAAAAAGACTTAGGAACAGCAGTCATTGATATAGGTGCCGGGATTACGGATATTGTAATTTTTCAAGACGGCGGAGTTTGTTATTCTAGCGTGATTCCATTTGGCGGAAACAATATCACAAGTGATATTTCTATTGGACTTAAAACTCCACTTGAACCAGCAGAAATCATCAAAAAAAAGTTCGGACATTGTTTACACGAATCAGTTGAACCAACAGAGAAATTAGAAGTTCCTGCGGTAAGCGGAAGACCTTCCAGACAAGTTCTGAGACAAGACTTAGTGCGAATCGTAGAAGCTAGAACAAGAGAAATTTTAGAGCATATCAATCATGAACTAGATAAGTCTGGAAAAAAATCATTCTTATCCGGTGGAGTCATTCTCACAGGTGGAACTAGTTTACTTCCAGGAATTGATATACTTGCGGAAGACATATTCGGATTATCCGTAATCGTTGCAAGACCAGCAGGACTTGGTGGGCTCTCTGAGAGAGTTGCCTCTCCTGAATATTCGACGGCAGTAGGCTTAATAAAATATGTAGTAAGAAGCATTGAAATAGAAAGTAAAACACCCAACGAAAAATGGAGCGCGTCTTCCGGGGAAAAAGAAAATCCTCTCAAGAAAGTGTGGCGTTGGATGGAAACCAATTTATAA